A portion of the Acanthopagrus latus isolate v.2019 chromosome 21, fAcaLat1.1, whole genome shotgun sequence genome contains these proteins:
- the LOC119010670 gene encoding CYFIP-related Rac1 interactor B-like, with protein sequence MGNLIKVLTRDIDNNGGNFFLDFENAEPTQSETEVWEKVSQVLMEARVILDDLQAYRGAGEEIRQAIQSPGVEGVQEKAWAAVVPLVTKLKTFYEFSQKLESSLRCLLDVLTSSASTPTQHLEQKQALARQFAHIMHFTLRFDELKMTNPAIQNDFSYYRRTISRMRINNLSADAGNEVNNELANRMSLFYASATPMLKTLSDATSKFVSDNPDVPIENTTDCLSTMASVCKVMLETPEYRSRFASEETVLFCLRVMVGVIILYDHVHPAGAFVKTSNIDMKGCIRVLKEQPPSSVEGLLNALRYTTKHLNDEATSKQIKNMLQQN encoded by the exons ATGGGGAACCTGATCAAGGTGTTAACCAGAGACATCGACAACAATGGTGGAAACTTCTTCCTGGACTTTGAga ATGCTGAGCCCACACAGTCAGAGACGGAGGTGTGGGAGAAGGTGAGCCAGGTGCTGATGGAGGCTCGGGTCATCCTGGACGACCTGCAGGCGtacagaggagcaggagaggagataCGACAG gccaTCCAGAGTCCTGGAGTGGAGGGGGTCCAGGAGAAAGCCTGGGCAGCTGTTGTTCCTCTGGTCACTAAACTGAAAACCTTCTATGAGTTCTCCCAGAAGCTCG AGTCCAGTCTGCGGTGTCTCCTGGACGTCCTCACCAGCTCGGCTTCGACTCCCACTCAGCACCTGGAGCAGAAACAGGCTCTGGCTCGTCAGTTCGCTCACATCATGCACTTCACGCTGCGCTTCGACGAGCTCAAG atGACGAACCCGGCCATCCAGAATGACTTCAGCTACTATCGCAGAACCATCAGCCGCATGCGGATCAACAACCTGTCG gccgACGCAGGAAATGAGGTCAACAACGAGCTGGCCAATCGGATGTCTCTGTTTTACGCCAGCGCCACGCCGATGCTGAAGACGCTGAGCGACGCCACGTCGAAGTTCGTCTCAGAT AACCCGGACGTCCCGATCGAAAACACGACAGACTGTCTGAGTACGATGGCGAGCGTCTGCAAAGTGATGCTGGAAACACC ggaGTACCGCAGTCGTTTTGCCAGTGAGGAGACGGTGTTGTTCTGCCTCCGTGTGATGGTCGGCGTCATCATCCTGTACGACCACGTTCACCCGGCCGGAGCCTTCGTTAAGACCTCCAATATAGAC ATGAAAGGCTGCATCAGAGTGCTGAAGGAGCAGCCGCCCAGCAGTGTGGAGGGATTACTCAACGCTCTCAG GTATACGACCAAACATCTGAACGACGAGGCGACCTCCAAGCAGATCAAAAACATGCTGCAGCAAAATTAA
- the LOC119010664 gene encoding transcriptional regulator Myc-B-like isoform X3 — MPPVLTMSSRNYDYDYDTVQPYFLLDGEEEEFYLPTRSHLLPGPGEDIWKKFELLPTPPLSPSRRPSLSDVPLSAAEHLEAVSDLLDDDCNPSAALLQSFIIQDCMWSSSFAAATKLEQVVSERLASLRARRDSSTSNSTKSSTGGAAGQQVISSQVSSGYLQDLHTAATDCIDPSVVFPYSTLSEKGGDEAPMEVTSELCLDSPPLSSSDSESEEEEEEEEEVEDGGLEDEEIDVVTVDRRKTSRRSDGSRQNASPLVLKRSHINIHQHNYAAQQPASHRPKRSKTENGCPAAPRQTGGRRCWSPRSDGEEDDDKRRTHNVLERQRRNELKMSFMALRDEVPAVANNDKAAKVLILKKATQFVTEIREDERRLLTMKDELRKRSRELKHRLEQLRTLQ, encoded by the exons ATGCCGCCGGTGTTGACCATGTCCAGCAGGAACTACGACTACGACTATGACACCGTTCAGCCCTACTTCCTCCTGGatggcgaggaggaggagttctACCTGCCTACACGCAGCCACCTCCTCCCCGGCCCCGGAGAGGACATCTGGAAGAAGTTCGAGCTGCTGCCGACGCCTCCCCTGTCGCCCAGCCGGAGACCGTCGTTGTCCGACGTCCCGCTGTCCGCCGCCGAACACCTGGAGGCGGTGTCTGACCTGCTGGACGATGACTGCAACCCCTCTGCTGCCCTCCTCCAGTCCTTCATCATCCAGGACTGCATGTGGAGCAGCAGCTTCGCCGCCGCCACCAAGCTGGAGCAGGTGGTGTCCGAGAGGCTGGCGTCGCTCCGGGCCCGCCGGGACTCCTCCACATCCAACAGCACAAAGAGCAGCACAGGCGGAGCAGCTGGTCAGCAGGTGATCAGCTCTCAGGTGAGCTCAGGGTACCTGCAGGACCTCCACACAGCAGCGACGGACTGCATCGACCCGTCTGTGGTGTTTCCATACAGCACGCTGAGCGAGAAGGGCGGCGATGAAGCGCCGATGGAGGTGACGTCAGAGCTGTGTCTGGACTCACCGCCactcagcagcagtgacagtgaatcag aagaagaagaagaagaagaagaagaagtagaagacgGCGGTTTGGAGGATGAAGAGATCGACGTGGTGACGGTGGACAGGCGGAAGACGTCACGGCGGTCAGACGGCAGCAGACAGAACGCCTCCCCGCTGGTCCTGAAACGCTCCCACATCAACATCCATCAGCACAACTACGCCGCACAGCAGCCAGCGAGCCATCGTCCAAAACGGTCAAAGACTGAGAACGGCTGCCCGGCGGCGCCACGGCAGACCGGCGGCCGCAGGTGCTGGAGTCCTCGGTCCGACGGCGAGGAAGACGATGACAAACGCAGGACTCACAACGTGCTGGAGAGGCAGCGCAGGAACGAGCTGAAGATGAGCTTCATGGCTCTGAGAGACGAAGTCCCGGCAGTCGCCAACAACGACAAGGCGGCGAAGGTGTTAATCCTGAAAAAGGCGACCCAGTTCGTCACGGAGATcagagaggacgagaggaggCTGCTGACGATGAAGGacgagctgaggaagaggagcagagagctgaaacacagactgGAGCAGCTGAGGACTTTACAGTAA
- the LOC119010664 gene encoding transcriptional regulator Myc-B-like isoform X4: MPPVLTMSSRNYDYDYDTVQPYFLLDGEEEEFYLPTRSHLLPGPGEDIWKKFELLPTPPLSPSRRPSLSDVPLSAAEHLEAVSDLLDDDCNPSAALLQSFIIQDCMWSSSFAAATKLEQVVSERLASLRARRDSSTSNSTKSSTGGAAGQQVISSQVSSGYLQDLHTAATDCIDPSVVFPYSTLSEKGGDEAPMEVTSELCLDSPPLSSSDSESEEEEEEEEVEDGGLEDEEIDVVTVDRRKTSRRSDGSRQNASPLVLKRSHINIHQHNYAAQQPASHRPKRSKTENGCPAAPRQTGGRRCWSPRSDGEEDDDKRRTHNVLERQRRNELKMSFMALRDEVPAVANNDKAAKVLILKKATQFVTEIREDERRLLTMKDELRKRSRELKHRLEQLRTLQ; this comes from the exons ATGCCGCCGGTGTTGACCATGTCCAGCAGGAACTACGACTACGACTATGACACCGTTCAGCCCTACTTCCTCCTGGatggcgaggaggaggagttctACCTGCCTACACGCAGCCACCTCCTCCCCGGCCCCGGAGAGGACATCTGGAAGAAGTTCGAGCTGCTGCCGACGCCTCCCCTGTCGCCCAGCCGGAGACCGTCGTTGTCCGACGTCCCGCTGTCCGCCGCCGAACACCTGGAGGCGGTGTCTGACCTGCTGGACGATGACTGCAACCCCTCTGCTGCCCTCCTCCAGTCCTTCATCATCCAGGACTGCATGTGGAGCAGCAGCTTCGCCGCCGCCACCAAGCTGGAGCAGGTGGTGTCCGAGAGGCTGGCGTCGCTCCGGGCCCGCCGGGACTCCTCCACATCCAACAGCACAAAGAGCAGCACAGGCGGAGCAGCTGGTCAGCAGGTGATCAGCTCTCAGGTGAGCTCAGGGTACCTGCAGGACCTCCACACAGCAGCGACGGACTGCATCGACCCGTCTGTGGTGTTTCCATACAGCACGCTGAGCGAGAAGGGCGGCGATGAAGCGCCGATGGAGGTGACGTCAGAGCTGTGTCTGGACTCACCGCCactcagcagcagtgacagtgaatcag aagaagaagaagaagaagaagaagtagaagacgGCGGTTTGGAGGATGAAGAGATCGACGTGGTGACGGTGGACAGGCGGAAGACGTCACGGCGGTCAGACGGCAGCAGACAGAACGCCTCCCCGCTGGTCCTGAAACGCTCCCACATCAACATCCATCAGCACAACTACGCCGCACAGCAGCCAGCGAGCCATCGTCCAAAACGGTCAAAGACTGAGAACGGCTGCCCGGCGGCGCCACGGCAGACCGGCGGCCGCAGGTGCTGGAGTCCTCGGTCCGACGGCGAGGAAGACGATGACAAACGCAGGACTCACAACGTGCTGGAGAGGCAGCGCAGGAACGAGCTGAAGATGAGCTTCATGGCTCTGAGAGACGAAGTCCCGGCAGTCGCCAACAACGACAAGGCGGCGAAGGTGTTAATCCTGAAAAAGGCGACCCAGTTCGTCACGGAGATcagagaggacgagaggaggCTGCTGACGATGAAGGacgagctgaggaagaggagcagagagctgaaacacagactgGAGCAGCTGAGGACTTTACAGTAA
- the LOC119010651 gene encoding uncharacterized protein LOC119010651 isoform X1 — MSKVQTLRAFVEQRLTAAAEEILELFGRTVAEFEEELCRQRKTLEEVLKPEVVFHRADMTDVVALITTVLPNCKVQSLLDTLESIGVSSLEDLGFVEPDDLEGVLKKVESRKLLARAKELESRHKTLSVSTLTPDSSVDSSSAQFSPAGHESLLSSPAGFSSSQATPRIQPCVKAFGCSPALSGSSGAGFEDGTLPNSPESSQSAPRISTSTSTDVKVTNLTASSSNSDALPSTLDPDWHFNFCIPWNSMPSHIKETLEKQERPSARDRREVVRMVTAEILAVCKYPQKKHLREIARKMVLAYPKSFKDVIEGQVVGSGYDSLTRWLQCRVDNCKRAQLVISPNSSGRKRRRQKNVNRCVNPDLLPGKLEVEQQNKEELQRMFEEDEKDENKIKMLMTETFASQRRDVLCGNHTQTLKEEWPFLFHTTGLKTHFRQLTGVHINEEFKETMSRKSRQILQYLKKRDRGSSTVKLLCDVQSAGTGEELYHAVRMLLLHFKEDESKICVQVEDACMSAEVRRDDLPPNPCIVVCGDAPLTTGEFMVAVDQMVVMERISTFTDAMASMFMMYYVMNIDYPAEVCATLEFLQRCIFRINSDNGSTAGNQEKRKRFAVNPKVLTLISNLSEND, encoded by the exons ATGTCTAAAGTCCAAACTCTGAGAGCTTTTGTGGAGCAGCGGCTGACTGCGGCCGCTGAAGAGATTCTGGAGCTGTTCGGAAGAACTGTGGCAGAGTTCGAGGAGGAACTGTGTCGACAGCGGAAAACACTGGAAGAAGTTCTGAAGCCGGAGGTCGTGTTCCACAGAGCAG ACATGACCGACGTGGTGGCATTGATCACAACTGTGCTGCCAAACTGCAAAGTGCAGTCTTTACTGGATACACTTGAAAGCATCGGTGTGAGCTCATTAGAAGATCTGGGGTTTGTGGAGCCGGACGACCTCGAAGGGGTCTTGAAGAAAGTGGAATCGAGGAAGCTTCTCGCTCGTGCTAAAG AGCTCGAGAGTCGACACAAAACTTTGTCTGTGTCAACTTTAACTCCTGACTCTTCTGTTGACTCGTCTTCAGCTCAGTTCAGCCCTGCAGGACACGAGTCGCTTCTCAGCTCTCCTGCAGGCTTTTCTTCATCACAGGCCACGCCGCGAATTCAGCCTTGTGTCAAAG CCTTTGGTTGCTCTCCGGCCCTGTCCGGGAGCTCAGGGGCAGGATTTGAGGACGGGACGCTCCCAAACTCTCCTGAAAGCTCACAGTCAGCGCCGAGGATCAGCACCTCCACGAGTACAG ATGTAAAAGTCACAAACTTGACGGCCTCATCCAGTAACAGCGATGCGCTACCATCAACGCTCGATCCTGACTGGCACTTTAACTTCTGCATACCTTGGAATTCGATGCCATCGCACATTAAAGAAACTTTGGAGAAGCAAGAGCGTCCGTCTGCtagagacagaagagaagtgGTCAGGATGGTCACTGCAGAAATCTTGGCAGTGTGCAAATACCCACAGAAGAAACACTTGAGGGAAATTGCTCGCAAGATGGTGTTGGCTTATCCCAAATCATTCAAGGACGTCATTGAGGGTCAAGTCGTAGGCAGCGGCTATGATTCCCTAACAAGGTGGCTGCAGTGCAGAGTGGACAACTGCAAACGAGCACAGCTTGTGATTTCACCAAACAGCTCTGGACGGAAAAGAAGGCGGCAGAAGAACGTTAACAGATGTGTCAACCCCGATCTGCTTCCTGGAAAGCTGGAAGTagaacaacagaacaaagaGGAACTGCAGAGAATGTTTGAGGAGGACGAGAAGGAtgagaacaaaataaagatgCTGATGACGGAAACATTTGCTTCCCAAAGAAGAGACGTACTCTGtggaaatcacacacagacgctGAAAGAAGAGTGGCCTTTCCTCTTCCACACCACTGGATTAAAGACTCACTTCAGGCAGCTGACTGGTGTCCACATCAATGAAGAATTTAAAGAAACCATGAGCAGGAAGTCCAGACAGATCCTGCAGTACCTGAAGAAACGggacagaggaagcagcacaGTGAAGCTCCTCTGTGATGTCCAGTCTGCAGGTACAGGTGAGGAGTTGTATCACGCCGTGCGGATGCTGTTGCTCCACTTCAAGGAAGACGAAAGCAAGATTTGTGTCCAAGTTGAAGATGCCTGCATGTCAGCTGAAGTCCGACGAGACGATCTACCCCCAAACCCGTGCATCGTGGTGTGTG GAGACGCCCCGCTGACGACGGGAGAGTTCATGGTGGCGGTGGATCAAATGGTTGTGATGGAAAGAATCTCCACGTTCACGGATGCGATGGCCTCCATGTTCATGATGTACTACGTCATGAATATCGATTACCCCGCTGAGGTTTGCGCCACCCTGGAGTTCCTTCAGAG ATGTATTTTCAGGATCAACTCTGACAACGGCTCCACAGCAGGAAAccaggagaaaagaaaacggTTTGCTGTCAACCCCAAAGTCCTCACACTCATATCCAACCTCTCAGAGAACGACTGA
- the LOC119010651 gene encoding uncharacterized protein LOC119010651 isoform X2, producing MSKVQTLRAFVEQRLTAAAEEILELFGRTVAEFEEELCRQRKTLEEVLKPEVVFHRADMTDVVALITTVLPNCKVQSLLDTLESIGVSSLEDLGFVEPDDLEGVLKKVESRKLLARAKAQFSPAGHESLLSSPAGFSSSQATPRIQPCVKAFGCSPALSGSSGAGFEDGTLPNSPESSQSAPRISTSTSTDVKVTNLTASSSNSDALPSTLDPDWHFNFCIPWNSMPSHIKETLEKQERPSARDRREVVRMVTAEILAVCKYPQKKHLREIARKMVLAYPKSFKDVIEGQVVGSGYDSLTRWLQCRVDNCKRAQLVISPNSSGRKRRRQKNVNRCVNPDLLPGKLEVEQQNKEELQRMFEEDEKDENKIKMLMTETFASQRRDVLCGNHTQTLKEEWPFLFHTTGLKTHFRQLTGVHINEEFKETMSRKSRQILQYLKKRDRGSSTVKLLCDVQSAGTGEELYHAVRMLLLHFKEDESKICVQVEDACMSAEVRRDDLPPNPCIVVCGDAPLTTGEFMVAVDQMVVMERISTFTDAMASMFMMYYVMNIDYPAEVCATLEFLQRCIFRINSDNGSTAGNQEKRKRFAVNPKVLTLISNLSEND from the exons ATGTCTAAAGTCCAAACTCTGAGAGCTTTTGTGGAGCAGCGGCTGACTGCGGCCGCTGAAGAGATTCTGGAGCTGTTCGGAAGAACTGTGGCAGAGTTCGAGGAGGAACTGTGTCGACAGCGGAAAACACTGGAAGAAGTTCTGAAGCCGGAGGTCGTGTTCCACAGAGCAG ACATGACCGACGTGGTGGCATTGATCACAACTGTGCTGCCAAACTGCAAAGTGCAGTCTTTACTGGATACACTTGAAAGCATCGGTGTGAGCTCATTAGAAGATCTGGGGTTTGTGGAGCCGGACGACCTCGAAGGGGTCTTGAAGAAAGTGGAATCGAGGAAGCTTCTCGCTCGTGCTAAAG CTCAGTTCAGCCCTGCAGGACACGAGTCGCTTCTCAGCTCTCCTGCAGGCTTTTCTTCATCACAGGCCACGCCGCGAATTCAGCCTTGTGTCAAAG CCTTTGGTTGCTCTCCGGCCCTGTCCGGGAGCTCAGGGGCAGGATTTGAGGACGGGACGCTCCCAAACTCTCCTGAAAGCTCACAGTCAGCGCCGAGGATCAGCACCTCCACGAGTACAG ATGTAAAAGTCACAAACTTGACGGCCTCATCCAGTAACAGCGATGCGCTACCATCAACGCTCGATCCTGACTGGCACTTTAACTTCTGCATACCTTGGAATTCGATGCCATCGCACATTAAAGAAACTTTGGAGAAGCAAGAGCGTCCGTCTGCtagagacagaagagaagtgGTCAGGATGGTCACTGCAGAAATCTTGGCAGTGTGCAAATACCCACAGAAGAAACACTTGAGGGAAATTGCTCGCAAGATGGTGTTGGCTTATCCCAAATCATTCAAGGACGTCATTGAGGGTCAAGTCGTAGGCAGCGGCTATGATTCCCTAACAAGGTGGCTGCAGTGCAGAGTGGACAACTGCAAACGAGCACAGCTTGTGATTTCACCAAACAGCTCTGGACGGAAAAGAAGGCGGCAGAAGAACGTTAACAGATGTGTCAACCCCGATCTGCTTCCTGGAAAGCTGGAAGTagaacaacagaacaaagaGGAACTGCAGAGAATGTTTGAGGAGGACGAGAAGGAtgagaacaaaataaagatgCTGATGACGGAAACATTTGCTTCCCAAAGAAGAGACGTACTCTGtggaaatcacacacagacgctGAAAGAAGAGTGGCCTTTCCTCTTCCACACCACTGGATTAAAGACTCACTTCAGGCAGCTGACTGGTGTCCACATCAATGAAGAATTTAAAGAAACCATGAGCAGGAAGTCCAGACAGATCCTGCAGTACCTGAAGAAACGggacagaggaagcagcacaGTGAAGCTCCTCTGTGATGTCCAGTCTGCAGGTACAGGTGAGGAGTTGTATCACGCCGTGCGGATGCTGTTGCTCCACTTCAAGGAAGACGAAAGCAAGATTTGTGTCCAAGTTGAAGATGCCTGCATGTCAGCTGAAGTCCGACGAGACGATCTACCCCCAAACCCGTGCATCGTGGTGTGTG GAGACGCCCCGCTGACGACGGGAGAGTTCATGGTGGCGGTGGATCAAATGGTTGTGATGGAAAGAATCTCCACGTTCACGGATGCGATGGCCTCCATGTTCATGATGTACTACGTCATGAATATCGATTACCCCGCTGAGGTTTGCGCCACCCTGGAGTTCCTTCAGAG ATGTATTTTCAGGATCAACTCTGACAACGGCTCCACAGCAGGAAAccaggagaaaagaaaacggTTTGCTGTCAACCCCAAAGTCCTCACACTCATATCCAACCTCTCAGAGAACGACTGA
- the LOC119010664 gene encoding transcriptional regulator Myc-like isoform X1: MPPVLTMSSRNYDYDYDTVQPYFLLDGEEEEFYLPTRSHLLPGPGEDIWKKFELLPTPPLSPSRRPSLSDVPLSAAEHLEAVSDLLDDDCNPSAALLQSFIIQDCMWSSSFAAATKLEQVVSERLASLRARRDSSTSNSTKSSTGGAAGQQVISSQVSSGYLQDLHTAATDCIDPSVVFPYSTLSEKGGDEAPMEVTSELCLDSPPLSSSDSESEEEEEEEEEEEVEDGGLEDEEIDVVTVDRRKTSRRSDGSRQNASPLVLKRSHINIHQHNYAAQQPASHRPKRSKTENGCPAAPRQTGGRRCWSPRSDGEEDDDKRRTHNVLERQRRNELKMSFMALRDEVPAVANNDKAAKVLILKKATQFVTEIREDERRLLTMKDELRKRSRELKHRLEQLRTLQ, from the exons ATGCCGCCGGTGTTGACCATGTCCAGCAGGAACTACGACTACGACTATGACACCGTTCAGCCCTACTTCCTCCTGGatggcgaggaggaggagttctACCTGCCTACACGCAGCCACCTCCTCCCCGGCCCCGGAGAGGACATCTGGAAGAAGTTCGAGCTGCTGCCGACGCCTCCCCTGTCGCCCAGCCGGAGACCGTCGTTGTCCGACGTCCCGCTGTCCGCCGCCGAACACCTGGAGGCGGTGTCTGACCTGCTGGACGATGACTGCAACCCCTCTGCTGCCCTCCTCCAGTCCTTCATCATCCAGGACTGCATGTGGAGCAGCAGCTTCGCCGCCGCCACCAAGCTGGAGCAGGTGGTGTCCGAGAGGCTGGCGTCGCTCCGGGCCCGCCGGGACTCCTCCACATCCAACAGCACAAAGAGCAGCACAGGCGGAGCAGCTGGTCAGCAGGTGATCAGCTCTCAGGTGAGCTCAGGGTACCTGCAGGACCTCCACACAGCAGCGACGGACTGCATCGACCCGTCTGTGGTGTTTCCATACAGCACGCTGAGCGAGAAGGGCGGCGATGAAGCGCCGATGGAGGTGACGTCAGAGCTGTGTCTGGACTCACCGCCactcagcagcagtgacagtgaatcag aagaagaagaagaagaagaagaagaagaagaagtagaagacgGCGGTTTGGAGGATGAAGAGATCGACGTGGTGACGGTGGACAGGCGGAAGACGTCACGGCGGTCAGACGGCAGCAGACAGAACGCCTCCCCGCTGGTCCTGAAACGCTCCCACATCAACATCCATCAGCACAACTACGCCGCACAGCAGCCAGCGAGCCATCGTCCAAAACGGTCAAAGACTGAGAACGGCTGCCCGGCGGCGCCACGGCAGACCGGCGGCCGCAGGTGCTGGAGTCCTCGGTCCGACGGCGAGGAAGACGATGACAAACGCAGGACTCACAACGTGCTGGAGAGGCAGCGCAGGAACGAGCTGAAGATGAGCTTCATGGCTCTGAGAGACGAAGTCCCGGCAGTCGCCAACAACGACAAGGCGGCGAAGGTGTTAATCCTGAAAAAGGCGACCCAGTTCGTCACGGAGATcagagaggacgagaggaggCTGCTGACGATGAAGGacgagctgaggaagaggagcagagagctgaaacacagactgGAGCAGCTGAGGACTTTACAGTAA
- the LOC119010664 gene encoding transcriptional regulator Myc-2-like isoform X2 yields MPPVLTMSSRNYDYDYDTVQPYFLLDGEEEEFYLPTRSHLLPGPGEDIWKKFELLPTPPLSPSRRPSLSDVPLSAAEHLEAVSDLLDDDCNPSAALLQSFIIQDCMWSSSFAAATKLEQVVSERLASLRARRDSSTSNSTKSSTGGAAGQQVISSQVSSGYLQDLHTAATDCIDPSVVFPYSTLSEKGGDEAPMEVTSELCLDSPPLSSSDSESEEEEEEEEEEVEDGGLEDEEIDVVTVDRRKTSRRSDGSRQNASPLVLKRSHINIHQHNYAAQQPASHRPKRSKTENGCPAAPRQTGGRRCWSPRSDGEEDDDKRRTHNVLERQRRNELKMSFMALRDEVPAVANNDKAAKVLILKKATQFVTEIREDERRLLTMKDELRKRSRELKHRLEQLRTLQ; encoded by the exons ATGCCGCCGGTGTTGACCATGTCCAGCAGGAACTACGACTACGACTATGACACCGTTCAGCCCTACTTCCTCCTGGatggcgaggaggaggagttctACCTGCCTACACGCAGCCACCTCCTCCCCGGCCCCGGAGAGGACATCTGGAAGAAGTTCGAGCTGCTGCCGACGCCTCCCCTGTCGCCCAGCCGGAGACCGTCGTTGTCCGACGTCCCGCTGTCCGCCGCCGAACACCTGGAGGCGGTGTCTGACCTGCTGGACGATGACTGCAACCCCTCTGCTGCCCTCCTCCAGTCCTTCATCATCCAGGACTGCATGTGGAGCAGCAGCTTCGCCGCCGCCACCAAGCTGGAGCAGGTGGTGTCCGAGAGGCTGGCGTCGCTCCGGGCCCGCCGGGACTCCTCCACATCCAACAGCACAAAGAGCAGCACAGGCGGAGCAGCTGGTCAGCAGGTGATCAGCTCTCAGGTGAGCTCAGGGTACCTGCAGGACCTCCACACAGCAGCGACGGACTGCATCGACCCGTCTGTGGTGTTTCCATACAGCACGCTGAGCGAGAAGGGCGGCGATGAAGCGCCGATGGAGGTGACGTCAGAGCTGTGTCTGGACTCACCGCCactcagcagcagtgacagtgaatcag aagaagaagaagaagaagaagaagaagaagtagaagacgGCGGTTTGGAGGATGAAGAGATCGACGTGGTGACGGTGGACAGGCGGAAGACGTCACGGCGGTCAGACGGCAGCAGACAGAACGCCTCCCCGCTGGTCCTGAAACGCTCCCACATCAACATCCATCAGCACAACTACGCCGCACAGCAGCCAGCGAGCCATCGTCCAAAACGGTCAAAGACTGAGAACGGCTGCCCGGCGGCGCCACGGCAGACCGGCGGCCGCAGGTGCTGGAGTCCTCGGTCCGACGGCGAGGAAGACGATGACAAACGCAGGACTCACAACGTGCTGGAGAGGCAGCGCAGGAACGAGCTGAAGATGAGCTTCATGGCTCTGAGAGACGAAGTCCCGGCAGTCGCCAACAACGACAAGGCGGCGAAGGTGTTAATCCTGAAAAAGGCGACCCAGTTCGTCACGGAGATcagagaggacgagaggaggCTGCTGACGATGAAGGacgagctgaggaagaggagcagagagctgaaacacagactgGAGCAGCTGAGGACTTTACAGTAA